Proteins encoded together in one Diceros bicornis minor isolate mBicDic1 chromosome 18, mDicBic1.mat.cur, whole genome shotgun sequence window:
- the CCDC182 gene encoding coiled-coil domain-containing protein 182 encodes MEPHYQAGSILMKVNTLQGKKMVESGLQSGDFSLPQSWPSCLLLPADLEILQQKVTGMQRELEDFKKEALKAIHYLEDAFCEMNGALAQQEEQAARVKQRLREEEDRGVVRNKVLTFLLPREKQLREHCKRLESMLLGRSCEALGTPRKIQAN; translated from the coding sequence ATGGAACCACACTATCAGGCTGGGTCCATTCTCATGAAGGTGAATACCTTACAAGGGAAGAAGATGGTGGAGAGCGGCCTCCAGTCTGGAGacttctccctcccccagtcatggccctcctgcctcctgctgccggCTGACTTGGAGATCCTGCAGCAGAAGGTGACCGGGATGCAACGGGAGCTGGAGGACTTTAAGAAGGAGGCGTTGAAGGCCATCCACTACCTGGAGGACGCCTTCTGCGAGATGAACGGGGCCCTGGCGCAGCAGGAGGAGCAGGCGGCCCGTGTGAAGCAGcggctgagggaggaggaggaccgGGGCGTCGTGCGAAATAAGGTCCTCACGTTCCTGCTGCCCCGCGAGAAGCAGCTCCGGGAGCACTGCAAGCGGCTGGAGAGCATGCTGCTGGGCAGGAGCTGCGAGGCGCTGGGCACCCCCAGGAAGATCCAGGCTAACTGA